The following coding sequences are from one Prochlorococcus sp. MIT 1314 window:
- a CDS encoding DMT family transporter has translation MMNIAKLEKKLNSLNKFNLVFASFFFSLMTLCVKNIDKRIPIYELVFFRSLLSLSITLFIIKIKNINPWGENRPLLILRGLLGTSALFCIFYAIRNMPLSLSTVIQYTYPIFISIFAGILINEKITRKLFFALIIGWTGILLILNPNQLSNINVLIDNTSVSIAFLGSIFTALAYITVKKLSFTEDVYVIIEYFPLVSLITLSPIVLINWITPNWYELIWIIGIGIFTQLGQTFLTIGLKNLPASEASTINYLQVLFGSIWGLLFFSEVINITFVLGALLVLLGTIISTTKITKNA, from the coding sequence ATAATGAATATCGCAAAATTAGAAAAGAAATTAAACTCTTTGAATAAGTTTAATTTAGTATTTGCCTCATTTTTCTTTAGTTTGATGACTTTATGTGTAAAAAATATTGATAAAAGGATACCTATTTATGAATTAGTTTTTTTCAGATCTTTACTGAGTTTGAGCATTACATTATTTATAATTAAAATTAAAAATATAAATCCTTGGGGAGAAAATAGACCATTACTGATTCTAAGAGGTCTTCTAGGAACATCAGCATTATTTTGTATTTTTTATGCGATACGAAATATGCCTCTTAGTTTATCTACTGTTATTCAATATACCTATCCTATTTTTATATCTATATTTGCTGGCATATTAATAAACGAAAAAATAACTAGGAAATTGTTTTTTGCTTTAATTATTGGCTGGACTGGAATATTATTAATATTAAATCCAAATCAATTATCAAATATAAATGTTCTAATAGATAATACTTCGGTTTCGATAGCTTTTCTTGGTTCTATCTTCACTGCATTGGCTTACATTACAGTAAAGAAACTTTCATTTACTGAAGATGTCTATGTAATTATTGAATATTTTCCACTGGTTTCTTTAATAACACTATCACCAATTGTCTTAATTAACTGGATTACTCCAAATTGGTATGAATTAATATGGATTATTGGTATTGGTATATTTACACAATTAGGACAAACTTTCTTAACTATAGGATTAAAAAATTTACCTGCTTCTGAGGCTTCTACTATTAACTATTTACAAGTTTTATTCGGATCAATTTGGGGATTATTATTTTTCAGTGAAGTAATAAATATTACTTTTGTATTAGGAGCTTTGTTAGTTTTATTAGGAACTATTATATCTACTACCAAAATAACCAAAAACGCATAG